In a single window of the Methanoculleus thermophilus genome:
- a CDS encoding fasciclin domain-containing protein yields the protein MQNGNFSTFLEAIERAGLKGAFTGPGPCTIFVPTDEVFAHLPDAVMEELFNDPKGNLAEVLLYHLAPGRYTISEITAAKTIPTVQGSPITVEATGGEVRLGGAKVVGSEILATNGIIYIIDAVMIPSEILLEAETAGAVVNITNTTNVTQEKTLELANFNSSPSSAEETNQSSEG from the coding sequence GTGCAGAATGGCAACTTCTCAACCTTTTTAGAGGCGATAGAGAGGGCGGGACTCAAAGGAGCATTCACCGGTCCCGGCCCGTGCACGATCTTTGTACCCACGGATGAGGTCTTTGCCCACCTACCGGACGCCGTGATGGAAGAACTCTTCAATGACCCTAAGGGCAACCTCGCCGAGGTTCTGCTCTATCATCTGGCCCCAGGAAGATACACAATATCGGAGATCACTGCAGCCAAAACCATACCAACCGTACAGGGCAGCCCGATCACAGTGGAAGCGACCGGCGGTGAAGTGAGGTTGGGCGGGGCAAAAGTGGTCGGGAGCGAGATCCTGGCAACAAACGGCATCATCTACATCATCGATGCCGTGATGATCCCCTCGGAGATCCTCCTTGAGGCAGAGACGGCGGGTGCTGTAGTGAATATCACAAATACAACAAACGTAACGCAGGAGAAAACACTGGAACTGGCAAATTTTAACAGCAGCCCATCTTCTGCAGAAGAGACCAATCAAAGCAGTGAGGGATAA
- a CDS encoding multidrug effflux MFS transporter — MDQSLSGQNQRVQKYLGDKGLVVLIALLSAFVPLSTDLYLPALPGMGDYFGVSADLTNLTLILFFLFFSLGLLFWGPLSDKYGRRPILLAGLALYIAASAGCALSWSIWHLSAFRVLQAIGGSAASAVATAMVKDVYDGRKQESVLSIVQSMVVISPAIAPVLGAFMLPYTSWRGLFLTLALIGVVSMAGALLLEETIPSRYTGTVAQSIQRLGAVLRNPGFTSLLVVFSLVSTASLAFVSASPYIYQDWFGLSEQWYSFYFALNAIGLIVGPFLYLWLSRHTSRWMIVASGFAVMLVGGALVCLFGNLGPLFFALGLFPASLMGSAVRPPGAFLMLDQQKEDTGSASALINCAGLVFGSAGMILVFLGGENLVLSLGALNVAVGAVCLAGWAAIGRWGLVRS, encoded by the coding sequence ATGGATCAATCACTTTCCGGCCAAAACCAGCGAGTCCAGAAATATCTCGGCGACAAGGGTCTCGTCGTCCTGATTGCTCTGCTCTCCGCCTTTGTCCCGCTCTCGACCGATCTCTACCTCCCCGCTCTCCCCGGCATGGGAGATTACTTTGGGGTCTCCGCCGACCTGACGAACCTCACCCTGATCCTCTTCTTTCTCTTCTTCAGTCTTGGACTGCTCTTCTGGGGCCCACTTTCCGATAAATACGGCCGCCGTCCAATCCTCCTCGCCGGACTTGCCCTGTACATCGCAGCAAGCGCCGGGTGTGCGCTCTCGTGGAGCATCTGGCATCTGAGCGCATTCCGCGTCCTCCAGGCCATCGGCGGCAGCGCCGCTTCTGCGGTCGCGACCGCGATGGTCAAGGACGTCTACGACGGGAGGAAGCAGGAATCAGTGCTCTCGATCGTCCAGTCGATGGTCGTCATCTCGCCCGCCATCGCGCCGGTCCTCGGCGCGTTCATGCTCCCCTACACGTCGTGGCGGGGGCTCTTTTTGACACTCGCTCTCATCGGAGTCGTCTCGATGGCAGGCGCCCTCCTCCTCGAAGAGACCATACCCTCGCGGTATACCGGCACCGTGGCGCAATCCATCCAGAGACTCGGGGCCGTGCTCAGGAACCCGGGTTTTACATCGCTCCTCGTCGTTTTTTCGCTCGTGAGCACCGCATCCCTGGCATTTGTCTCCGCCTCACCGTACATCTACCAGGATTGGTTCGGGCTCTCGGAACAGTGGTATAGTTTCTACTTTGCTCTCAACGCTATAGGCCTGATAGTGGGTCCTTTCCTCTACCTCTGGCTCTCCCGGCACACGAGCCGCTGGATGATCGTCGCATCAGGTTTCGCCGTCATGCTTGTCGGAGGAGCACTCGTCTGCCTCTTCGGGAACCTCGGCCCTCTCTTCTTTGCCCTGGGCCTCTTCCCGGCATCATTGATGGGGAGTGCCGTGCGTCCGCCGGGCGCGTTCCTGATGCTCGACCAGCAGAAGGAGGATACCGGCTCCGCATCAGCCCTGATCAACTGCGCCGGCCTCGTCTTCGGCAGCGCCGGGATGATCCTGGTCTTCCTTGGCGGAGAGAACCTCGTCCTGAGCCTTGGCGCGCTCAACGTGGCGGTCGGGGCCGTGTGCCTCGCAGGGTGGGCGGCGATCGGGAGATGGGGATTGGTGAGGAGTTGA
- a CDS encoding OBG GTPase family GTP-binding protein, whose product MSSVEEQIREIEDELKNTPYNKATSKHIGRLKAKLAKIRDDAVARAMASSGGGEGYSVKKSGDATVVLVGFPSVGKSTLLNKLTGNDLSETGAYAFTTVSVIPGSMEHRGAKIQILDIPGLIAGAAMGKGRGKEVIAVVRSADLILILVDVFNQQHVDVLLRELYDAGIRINQEKPDITIKKTANGGIRLNTVGSVDLDIEEIRSILAENKIVNADVLIRNNVTQDDFIDAMIGNRVYVPAFIAVNKVDLVDEKTRTNIEKELTKRFGEPPIMVSAHSGYRIEDLKDAIYENLGFMRIYLKPVGGPADMDEPLIIRSPATVEDVCNRLHRDFADKFRYAKVWGKSAKHDAQRVGLNHQLADGDILTIVTRR is encoded by the coding sequence ATGAGCAGTGTCGAAGAGCAGATACGGGAGATTGAGGACGAACTCAAGAATACCCCGTACAACAAGGCGACTTCCAAGCATATCGGCCGCCTCAAGGCGAAACTTGCGAAGATTCGCGACGATGCGGTAGCCCGGGCTATGGCCTCCTCCGGCGGGGGAGAGGGCTACTCCGTGAAGAAGTCGGGAGACGCCACCGTTGTTTTAGTCGGTTTCCCGTCCGTCGGAAAGAGTACGCTGCTCAACAAACTCACCGGCAACGACCTCTCAGAGACTGGGGCATATGCCTTCACGACCGTCTCTGTCATCCCGGGCTCGATGGAGCACAGGGGCGCAAAGATCCAGATCCTGGATATCCCCGGCCTGATCGCCGGCGCAGCGATGGGCAAAGGCCGCGGGAAGGAAGTGATCGCCGTCGTCCGGAGCGCCGACCTGATCCTGATCCTTGTTGACGTCTTCAACCAGCAGCACGTCGACGTCCTCCTGCGCGAACTCTACGATGCGGGAATCCGAATTAACCAGGAAAAACCCGATATTACCATAAAGAAGACCGCAAACGGCGGGATCAGGCTGAACACCGTCGGCAGCGTTGATCTCGATATCGAGGAGATCCGGTCGATCCTTGCAGAGAACAAGATCGTCAATGCGGATGTCCTGATCCGCAACAACGTAACCCAGGATGATTTCATCGATGCGATGATTGGAAACCGGGTCTACGTCCCTGCATTCATCGCGGTCAACAAGGTCGATCTCGTCGACGAGAAGACGAGGACGAATATCGAGAAAGAGTTGACCAAACGGTTCGGTGAACCACCCATCATGGTCTCGGCGCACAGCGGCTACCGCATCGAAGACTTAAAGGACGCAATATACGAGAATCTCGGATTCATGCGTATTTACTTAAAACCGGTCGGCGGCCCTGCAGATATGGACGAGCCGCTGATCATCCGGAGCCCCGCGACGGTCGAGGACGTCTGCAACCGGCTTCACCGCGACTTCGCAGACAAGTTCCGGTATGCAAAAGTCTGGGGTAAATCGGCCAAGCACGACGCGCAGCGCGTCGGCCTCAACCACCAGCTCGCGGACGGGGACATCCTCACCATCGTCACCCGCCGCTGA